In Caloenas nicobarica isolate bCalNic1 chromosome 22, bCalNic1.hap1, whole genome shotgun sequence, the genomic window CGCTGCCGGGCATGAAGGAGAGTGGTGTGAAGTGGGAACTTCATTTCCTGGGCTCTCCCCAGACCCTGTGTTTGCCATtccttgccaggagctgctcccaagGGCATTGTCACCAGTGCTCCGTGCCCACAGCATCACAGGAGTGGCATTCACAGCTGTGCTGGATCGCACGAGAGCTCGTGGTGCACCCGCTGGCATTTACAGGGCTCAGCCCGGTCTTTGTAAGGCTTTGCAGGGGATGGATTGTGGGCATTCCTGTTTGCAAGGCTGCAAGTGCCAATCCAGCAAATCAAACGTTGTTCAGGACCATGTTTGTGAATTTTTCTGGAGAAGTCAGACGTTAAACTATTGAAAACAGAATGAGAAGGGAAGGAGTGCTCAGCCGCGCCATCCTAAGCCTGCTTCTCTCTCGGCAGGGCGAGCTGCCACTCAATGCCATCCAAGTGCTTTTtgaagagaatgagaaaacCTCCTTTTTAATAGAAGGTGCGTGTGCGGCGTCAGGGTCTCCAGACCCCAAAAAAATGTGGGGAGGGATGGAGCAAGGGGGTTCCCAGGGGTTTCTGGCCCGTCGATCAAACCCGGTAACACCCAGTGATGTTTTGACAGGCCGACTGATCAATTCGATCCGGGTAATCTGCCGCAGCTACGATGATTACCAGGAGTGGCTCTACTGTCTCAAAACAGCCCAGTTTCGAAACGCCGACTCCTCCCTCTCTGGATCAGAGAGTTTCTCAGGATCAAAGCTCCCACACCCTGCGCAGGTAACAGATGTTGTGGGTTTGCATGGCAGTCAGTCAATGCCTCCCAGGGCTCCCATCTGTCCTATCTCCGACCACGTGCGAGGACTCTTGTGACACAGCAGACTTTGCTTCAGGTCCCTTGCCCGAAGGCTGTCATGAAGTTGCTGATCCTTGCAAATTACTTTGAAGCCCTATATCACATTatatagaatcaaagaatcattttggttgggaggGACCCTCAAAATAATTGAGTCTAACCGTTAGGCTGAATTTATCACTAAACCATGCCCTTGCAAAACACTGATAATGACCTTATGCCAATGCCCCACTGCACAATGCTATCGCAGCCTATGACCAGGGCCgtgtttttaaaggaatttaatACAATACACCCTGTGTGCTGTTCTTCTCCCCTGTCTAGTTTGGCGGCAGCGGGAGAGGGTCGCTCAGTTCTGATGGCCGCACAAACTCCTGGGCATCGGGAGGGAGAGTGGCCACCTTGACGcacctgtcccagcacagcggCTCTCTCCCAGACGGACAGTCCTTCGTGCTGATGCCTGACAGCAGGGTGCTCGAAGAACCCCTCTATTCCCAGCCTCTCCATGTAAGTGAACCCCCCTAAAAGCCTGGGACATGTGGGGACAGACACTGCCTTTGAGCAGAGCGGTCTGTCCTGGTGCTCGGGTGGTCAGTGTTTGCTATGTGGTGTAGCAAATCCATGCCTGGAGCCTTTATTTGTCCCAGCTCAGCTTTGTAATTGCTGATATGGGAAAAGTTTGCTGAGGAGTCCCATCCCAACACTCCATTCTGCATAAAGATTGTTGGTACAGATTGCAAAAGGGCAAACGGGACTGTTCAAAGGTCAGAAAATCCCAAGAAAAAGCTGGCAGGTGAGTGGAGGTGATGGACTGGGCAAgcctttgctctgacctgtgcaGAATTTGTATGTCCAGGGAtcagaaaatcatagaatcatagaatagtttgggttggaagggaccttcccagctcccccagtgccccccctgccatgagcagggacatctgcaccagctcgggttgctcagagccccgtccagcctggcctgggatgtctccagggatggttcagccaccacctctctgggcagcctgggccaggctctcaccaccctcagggccaacaatttcttccttatatctagtctgaatctactCTCTTTTAGtctaaaaccatcaccccttgtcctatcacaacaggccctgctaggATGCGGGAAGGAGGGAACACACGGGGCACGGTCCCGGCCTCAGGGCTGTGCGGATGCAGGAGCGCATCGCGATgcccgcagcagcagccctggcagggcaaTGCCTTGCGTTGGCTGCAGGTGATTCTGCAAAGAGCCAACTCTGGGGTCTGTCTTCTCGTTTCAGTGCCTGGCACACGCCAACTGCCCAAGCACGGGGCTGCCCGGGCAGGACCTGCGGAGGGGAGGCAGTTCCAGAAAGTCCAAGGGCAAATGTGGGCCTTGtggccagcagctgcccagccagGACACGGAGAGGACCGTCTGCAGCCTCATTCCTGAAAACCCCAACCGGGAGCTCCTGTCCGCCGTGTACAACGAGCCGTACTCCCCGCACAGCTCGCAGCATCACcccgcagctcctccagcacccctgAGCAACGTAAGCGGGCCGGGACGCGGTGGGGCTGCACGTTGAACAGCAGGGGAACTGGTGCacagtttgcatttttcttaCCCATTTCCACTTGAAAATGGCCCACGGAAAGTGAGGTTAAACATGGAAAACGGAGCAATGTCTTGTGGAGCCTGGAGATGCTGGGCATGAATTCCTGGGGCAACATGAGCACCAGTGCTCTGCAAGCAGGAGTGTTATTACTCGAGAGGACACAGCCTCTTCTTCTGAGGGCTTTCCAGCATGTGTCCATCACTGGTTTGGTGTGCAATGCCACATATCCCTCCCCTCAGCCTCAATGAGTGTGCGCCTGTCTTACACCCAGGAAAATCCCCTCGTTAGCACAGAGTCAGCCCCGCCATCCCTCGCAGCTGAGCAGCATTTGGTACTCGAGTTGCAGGGAGATTCCCCACTCCGGTCCCTCCCAGGGATGGATTCCAAGCAGAGAACAGCATGTCACGTTCCTGTTTTAATTCCGCCTTTTAGCTGAACAGATGGAGCCTGGTGGGAAGTCAGCCCTCGGCAGCTTCCAGCTCCCTGGAGAAGCCGGCCATGCCCCGCTCCCCCTTGTACGCTGATCCCTATatgcccagctcccccagtgctcccagtgcgGCCGGCTCCAGCCTCCTGGAAGACGTACCTTTGCTGCTGGTTACAGCCCTGACTCAGCCTTTTGGCTCCAGAAATCCTGCCCCGGgccatttcttttcctcctgtcttcGGATGGGGAAACTCCAGACCTGCATTTCGGGGAGGGGCAGGGCATGACATAGTTCTCTGGGTTTTCAAGCCAGGACAGAGTCAGAGTGGAACAGGTTTCCCCTGTCTTATCGCTGGATGCCAGCATCACGACAACCCCATGTAGAGCCAGAAACTGCAAAACAACGGCAGAGACTGAGATGTGATCCAGTCTACAGAAACTAGAGATGAGTCAGGCACAGAGACCACTTCCAGCTGTGATAACTGAGTGCCTGTTAAAGGctacatttctggttttgtgcctCCCTTGGGAAAAGACTGAGTTTGTGGGTGGCATCCCCCAAACTGCTGAAGTCTTCTCCCCCCTCGGAAGGTTCTTCCAGGCTTCTGTCTGTCCTTACGCATTCCGTGAGCTGTCAGGAGGTTTTATCCTGATACTTTGACATCTGGCCAGCTTCATTACCTCTGGGTCACTGTGAGGGACCTGCAGCTGTTCTTCCATTCCCATCTAAGGCCTCCAGGATTGGAATGTAGTAAAATTTGCAAGGCAGGCAGAAAACCTTGTTTTGCCTAAGTCCATTGATAGCAGGGCTGGCTTACAGGTGGGGGGAGCAGCCAGTCAGTGCTCCCCAACTCTCCGTAGGTGGTGTCAAAAGTGGAGTTTTGTTCTGGTTAAGTTCCTGCAGTGTCACGGACAGACGGGTCCAGCACAGGTGAACGGAGCCCTCCCGGTCCTCCCGCATCTCTCCCTGCAGCAGTGGAactgccagcccctgcccggcGGTCACCGCACAGAGGTGACCGCGGCTCCCAGCTACGGCATCCCCGGCACCGCCTGCCGCCTCCCGCTGTGGCCTCCTGCTGATGCTTATCTTGAAGAGGTGGGTTTGTAAATGCAGCCCTAACACTgtgcaggctgcaggggaacgCGCAGGGGTGCAGGGGCCCCAGCTTGCTGTTCTCCAGGTCACTGCAGGGCTCTGAGCCCGTTGCTCTGTGACGGGTGCATCTtggggagcagggatgggggacCCAAGAGAGGGCTGATTCCTGGTGTGCAGTATCCCAGGACTCCAGTACTAAGTCACCCTCATCAGTgcccctctttcttttcaggtCTCTTCTCTGCGAGAGGAACATCTGGGCCCTTCATTGCAGCCACCAGGTGAGACACTTGGGACTGACTCTCAGACAACTGAGAACAGTTGTTAAGCCAAAACTTCCTTCGTTGAGCTTTGAAGTCTTCAAAGATGTCTGAGACATGCCCCATCATGGTATATAAGCTTGGGAGGCTGCTTGGGAGCTGCAGCCCACCCCACCTCACTGGTGTCTGTCTCCATAAGCCAAGatcttgatgatcttgagggtctcttccaaccaaaattattccatgtttctatgattctgcagATGGGAATGTCAGCAATTACGACCTGCCGGAGGGCGGCTGCCTGCACCGCGACTCTGCCGCCTACCACGACTACGCCGAGCTCCAGAGCTTCCAGAGCGACTTCAGCTACGACAACCTGTGGGAAGCCGAGGAGAAGGAGCCGGGCACCCTGCACCCCTCCCCAGCGCCCAGCCAGCAGTTTTATGAGGTCTGAGGGAAAACCTCTATGGCCAAGCACAAAAAAGCCCTCCGGGCTCTTTTCTTGCTGGGTTTCCCATCAGGGAGAGGAGCCTGGGGCACacaaagcaaagggaagggTCCTGCTCTGTGAAAGGCTGGTTCTCATGTCCTGGCAGGCCCAGAGTTCAAACTTCTCCCCTAAATCTGAGGATGGGCTCAAAGTACAAAACCAACAGCCTCTGCAGACCCGGGGAGCAGCGTGGgtgcagctgccccagctcGGGGAGCCCTGGCCGGGGAACAGCATCGCCccccagaaaataaaagaacaaaaagctgGTCAGGCTCCCGCGGATAAAAGGGACTGGGTGTTCAGATGGAGCAGCAAAAGCCAAAGAAGAGGGCTGGGTTAGTTTGGTCGTTTTAACCAGAGCCCTCAGGCTGGTCACTTGGAGGATCTACTGATCCCTGAGCATAGTTGTTAAGCCAAATCTTCCTTCCTTGAGCTTTGAAGCCTGCAAAAGTGTATGAGACATGCCCCATCGTGGTACACGAGGTTGTTAGCAATAGCTGTGCTCATAGGATTGTCATCCTGCAAGATCAGAGTTATCTGACAGGGATGGAGAAAAAATCCAGATCTGGGCAGAATGGGACATTCTTTCCATTTGATGCAAAAAATTCTGTCCTGCCAGTGCTGCCTCCAAACCGTGGTGGTGACGCCTTGGCAGGTGGAATCAAGAAATGTGCTGCCAGCAAATACACCAAGTGCCTTGTGTTTACCAAGGTCTTCCCCGGAAAGGATGCTCTAGGTGCCTCTTGCGGCACCGCGTCCTTTCCTCCCACGTCACTGACCTCGCGCTAGATGCTGCTGGGAACatctgggcagggagggaaggaagaaaattgaCTCCAAGCCAAACTCCAGCACAGCCATTAAAGCCCAGTGATCTGAGCAATGCTGGTGTGGGCTGCgaattttttcttcccccctccgGAGCAGCAGCAAGACCAGGGCACAAACAACAGGGGACAGAGTCTTGGTGCTATCGTTTGCCAGCCTCTTAGGCCAGATCCTTTAGCACATATAAGGTCAGCAGCAAATCCAGATGTTTTTACCTGAGGCTCCAAATTCTTAACCTTTGTTCCCTAAAGAGGCTGCAAACCAAACATATTAACGAAATCTCTATTTTGGTTCCTTCACTGGTGCAAACATAACAATCTGGGAGCTCTTTGTACTTGAATATCTATGTATTACATTGTACttacgtattttttttttcagaaggcaTACAACAAAGTTTACATGCACAGTTTGAGTGGGTTATATGTATTTAATGTGTAAATGTGACTGAGCTGAAGATCTATTTAATTTTCTAGCTGTGGATGACGTTCAGTACTGTAGAATGGGCAGCTGTCTGCAcgttcctctgtgtgtgtgggtttgggtCTTCTCGctgttattgttttgtttcaggtttACTTTCATTCTGGGAAGATTTGTATCTAATAACTGAACCCCAAAAGGATCTATTTATTCAGAACAAAATTGCGTTAGGGAACATCAGAAGTATACAGTATGCTGGGAGGCTCCTGTGAACACATTGACTTTCAATACTGTCACCATAatctttttaatttggtttcAACAGTGATATCTGCGATgtatcaaaaggaaaaagctctACTGCTGTAAGAGTTCCTTGGTGGATTTCTGTGAGACTGGACAATTGCAATACACATTCTTCAGgaattcttttcttctctctttctttgccATCATCTGGTTTAATGGGGGTGAATTTTCATCCGTCGCTGCTGTCCTTTTCACAGCCTTTCCTCCCTTGAGGATTTTTGGGTCCCTGGGTCCAGGAGGATTTCCAGAGTGCTGACTGTCTCTTGCTCAGGTCGGGCACTTGTAAATACCTAATCCTAAAGCAAAGTCTCCCCTGGGTTTATCAGACAATGAGACCTGGCTAGAGGGTTAATGCCAAAGCTTAATCAGACTTTTTGCTTCAGCCCTGTGTTCTGGGGGTCTTGGAAAATCAGTCGGCAACTCCAAATGTCTCCTTGTATTGTGCAGCTGGGAATGCCTGTGCCATACTGGGAATGTCCGTGCCAAGGTGCGAACACTTGGAGAGGTGACAGGTGATTGcgctgcagccagagctgctcaggagaGCAAATAACCAGAGAGGTAGATGTGAAGCCCGGTGTGCCTGTCCCCATCGAGCAGCCCTCCCGAGCTGCGGCGTGCCATCACGTTGACCGGTGCCAGTGACACACGCGTGCGCGGGGCCACCAGTAGCAAGGCACGAGATCCCGCTTTCGAAGTGCTGCAGAGACGTGACACACCTAAAGCCATTTTAGTCCTCATCCCAGAGTGGCAACTTTCCTTTCCAACTACATCTGGGCTAAATTTGTCACCCTTGCGAATGCTGCCCTTTGAGCGCACAGGCTGCTCGTTTCTCACGCCTCCAGCGCGCCTTTGTGCGCAGCTGCCGCGGTCTGTTTGGCTCTTATTTCAGGTCCTGAGCGccatctctgtgtctgtgcgTCTGTTTGAGCTATTGCCTTGCTCCTGCAGGGCTTGTGGGGCAGAGCgcagctccttccagctgctgcccgGCACGGAACGGAGCATTTCGGGGTGAAATGCGAGCGTGCCCTTAGCAAACCGTGGCCCGCTCACTGCTGTTTCTTCACTGCTACCCTGTAGAAATTAAGGATTGCGATAACAAACTGCCACTGAAATAGTTACACAGCCCCTGCCACACAAGCAGCTAAAGGGGTTTTATTTACACCCTTTCCCAGCTGGGTTTGGCTCCCCTAGAATAAGCACTTCTTCCTGCTCTCCGTCTGTCCCAAATTTAGAAGGTTGTACAGCTTTGCTAGGCTGTATAATTAATGCAGAGCAATTTATGTCTGTGTACAAGCCCCCAAATGTTTCCAAACCAGCCCCCATAAGCATCAGATTGGTCAAGACCCACAGCACAGCCTGGTTTCCCTGTTGAGTCACTGGTTTTGCTGGCCATTGGTTTTCTCCTGATGGTTTTCCATCCAGATGCTGAGCAGGTGGGAACAGGGCTGTGTTTTTGACACCTGCCTTGTGACTGTGAAAACCCGCACTATTGCTTTTCCTCCAACACATTTCTCAGCAAACGCAGGATTTAAAAAGAGAGGGTTTACTTGAAGCGGCACGAGATGTCTCAGTGCAGGTTGCATTAAAATGGAAACTCTAGCACCTGTAAACACACCGAATACCTctcatttccagaaaaatgtATTCGTCCTTcacagcctggctgcagcagaaatatGGTGTGAACCAGGTCGCCCACAAACTGCAGGTCTGGTGCTCTGGAGCTGCCAGCGAGGCTGCACCATCCCCAGCTCGGTCACAGGATAGCTGCGGCTTTATTCACAGATGAAAGGCATGAGATGATTCTAGCTGCCAACAATTCACCCTCTGACAAATGATCTCTCCTCCCCCCGACTCCCTCCAAGTGCTAAAAGTCCTGAATTGGAGTCCCCCCCCTTTCTGAAACCATAGCTGGAAAACCACAGCAGTTACTGAAACACCACGGACTGCTGTAgctctctctgctttctgattTCCAAGCCACAATTTCAAACTTCTTTTGCTTAAAGAATAAACAGCAGAGgggtgcttttaaaaaaaaaaaaaagtggagccTGTGATGTGCTCATTTGGCTTCAGGATTTTGGAGGAAAAGTCCCCATAAGTGAGGGCAGGGGGTatcagcagcagagcagcccacCCGGCCGGCTCCCGCTCCTTTGTTCTGCATGGACTTTCCCATCTTATCATTGTATTTACAAAGACACTTGAGGTTTGGGAATTCCTTGGTGAGCGCTTTGCATGAACATTTCTCTTGCTGTCGGCTGCCTGAAACCACGGCTGAGGTTGGGGAAGGACCCGCTGAGCAAACCTGTTCCTGCTCGGAAAACCCAGCACCTCGGTCCCCTGCGCGGTCAGAGGTGTGCAGGATTTGCTCTAGATGAGCAACTCCCTCACTGCCCTGTGGGTGGGGGAATCCACCAAAATATGTCATGGCTCTCACAGCTGGCCGAAGCCACTGGTATTTCTGTCGGTCCTGGATGAAAGGGAGGTCACTGTCCCCGTGCTGGCGCTCCCGGCTCTGGCACAGCACCACGAGCCCTCCGAAATCTCTCTGAAGTGGCACGACTCAGAAATGCCCTAACAGCAATGTCCGTGGGAAGCTTTGCTCTGGTTTTATTACAGagagataaaacaaaaataaaagcgaAGGAGCTGCTCTGGCACAACTGATTTCTGCAGAAGACGTGGGGAGAGACACGGCCAGGACCCTGGTAGGGTGTATGAAGGCAGATGAAATACGGAGGCAGCTCTTGGGGCTGCACCTGCCTGACTTTTTCATCCGCTTGGCAAGACAAGGTGTCAGATGTGGGAGCTACGTGCAAGGCGAAGCAGCGGGCTGGGATGGCACAGCTCCCACCTCCAGCGCTGACGTTCTCTTTGgtgaaatgaaaacatctcCCGGCAGTGAGGATGCACCGAAAAGGTCGTTTCTATTGTGGTGGCTGCCGCTATTGCAAAAGGTGGTTGAGTTCCTGGCTCCTCCCTGCCGGGTGAGGTATGGGCAAGATGACCTTGCCATGGAGGCAGAGGAGAGAGCTTAAAAGGTTGTCGGAGAATGAACCAAGCATTGAAATTGCAGGCAAGTCCAGGCTGGTTTCCCTGAAGCACAcgagagatgctgctgctcgACTGAGCACAGCAGACACTCCCAGAGCTGATCTCCTGATACCAACACAATCTTTCAATATTCCCTTTCGCCTCTGCAGTGGGCCAGAAACATCtatcttgtgaaatatttatctcatctgccttttccagtaTTGAACAAAAGGAGAGTGAAACGCACCTATAACCTGATGGATCATCTGGCACCTTCCGTAACTTTTAGCAGGAGAAGGTGCCAAATCCCATTGACATCCAAAGGATCAGACACCAGTTATCACAGACAGGCAAAGGGCACTCACTGGTGGAGGTGACAGGCACCTCATGTCACCTACACCTTAACATGAGTACTGAGCTCTCCTGGGAATAAACTTAGCACGAGTTTTTGAACATGAGGATAGAGGCATTGAGAGAGAGTGAGATAAACCCAACGTCTCTTGGAGTGcgaaaacaaaccagaacagCTTTCCCAACCATTTGGCCTGGTATTAAATTCAGTGGCTTTTAGCAGAGTGATTTGCTCACTGCCAGCGCTGCACCTGGGAGCGCTGCACATGGCTGGCAGGGAAATCAACTCTTCCTGCACCTGCAAAGTGAAgggaaaacattatttcctCCAGATTTGCGTGACAAGGCTAGAAagaacaaaatctgaaaaaattcAAACCAAGCAAGAAGTCAGCAGTGACCGTTCAGGATTTAGCCGTGTCCCTTGCCCTGGGGACTCCGTTGTGTGAGGAACTTCTCAGGTAGAGCCGGAGCCCCCTGGGACAGGAGCTGTGAGTCTCAGAGACCCTCTCCTTGCAGCAAACCTGTCTGCTGCCCTCCtctgacatttttctgctttgctccgCTCCCAAGAAAGCTCCTGCGTAATGAAAATTGCCTGGTTCCTCCAGCTGTTCCCCCATTTCCCACCTGCCACGCCAAGGCTGCTGCATTTCCACCTGCCACCGAGAAAACAGAGAGCAATTAATGGATTATGGCTGGATAAACAGTAAAACTGGGCATATGCGAACATTTCAGCTTCCCCCGTGCCCGGAGGAAAGGGGGTTTGATGGGCAAAGCTTGGGATGCAGATCGGACCTGCATCGcggagagctggggagggcagaggtgATGAGGATCGATGGACCGaacctgggagctgctgctttgtatTGACTTGTGCTCGCTGATCTGTTCGGGGGATCCCAGGAGGAGCGGGTTAGAAGGCTGGCAGGATTCTGCTCGAGAATGTTTCTGAGGCAGGAGAGGGGACAGGGCTCTCTGGATCAAACAATGTAGACACAGGAATGTACACAAAAGTATTAAATGAGATAGATCTTTATTAGAAGCTTCCAGCATAACTTATCTGTTCCCCTCCTCCACAAAACTCTTCTTACTGGGTATACAGCTACTATAGTCCATATAGAGCCTGTacatctctctctcttgctaTTTACTGCTACATATCTCACTGTACAATTGTACAGTGTGCTCTCTTATCAGCAATAATACATGGTCTTAAGTACAACCCCACACACATTAAAATTTCATGGCACTCTGCGTTGCAAGGAAAGAGCTAAACCTCTTCTCTCTCAATTCATACGACAAACGCTGCCACAGACTGTTCCTGTAAAGCCCACAGGCAGATCCGCACAGGTATTCTGGGCAGATTTCCCCCCAGTACCTTTGTGGATCTGGTCCCTATGTGCTCAACAAATCTCACATTCGTGCTGTTAGCAGACTTGGGAGTAAAGAAAAACCCTCATGAATAATGCCCTTGAGTGATCTGGCAAGCACTAGGGACAGGGAAGAAGCTGAGCcgcttccttttcatttttcacccCATCTTCCattctgtgtcccctccagctctCTCCAACCCCACAAGGTGACACACTCGACATCTCCTCCCAGCAAACTCGATGTCTGCAGGATGGGAGGCAGCGGAGGGACCAAGTGATACACCTAGACCCTTCATCTGCTGATTGTCAGAGCCAAACATCTACATgtgccttctcctcctctccaacATGCTCCCGTCCTTGTCAGGGCTCTTTCCTGAGGCTTTCCTGAGCTCAGCCCCTCTTTCtgctgcccctgcagcccctttCCATCCTGCACAGCCTCCTGCAGTACCTTTCCAGCTGCCCCTTCCCCTGGCTGTGTGACACCTGCCCGCGTGAGACATGTCCTTGCAGTGGGTGCTCCTCACCCACGGCAGAAACCCTGTCTCAGCCTCCTGAACCCTTAGACCGAGCTGTGACTTCTTGGAGTGAAACCCAAGAGGATGAGTCCTCCTGCTGTCAGCCAAACCGGTCATGGGAGACATGGGCTTTGCCAAGCGAGTGGCTCCTCCATCCCCCTTTAGCTGCTGCCCGGCTCACCGTGCGGCCAGCGCGTGCTTAACAAAGCCCTGTCTTAGGACAGAGACAGCTCTTCCCCAAAgctctctcctcttttcctccacaGACACCCCAGCCCTTTCACAGGAACGCAGCACTTTCCTGGTTTCtcttgctctctcctccctccaccaCCTCGGTGCCTTCTCTTGCCACCAAGTGACTTCAGGAGGGAGGACGGACAAGCAGTGCCCCAGAACAGACACTGTGACTGCTCCTAGGAGACAGCACAAGTATGCAAGAAGTGTGCAAAGAAAGAACAGAGCCAGCCCACGCCGGGCTCCTCTTCTGTCCAGTACAGGTACAAACCGCCTACCGTATCGTAAATGACTGTCACCAGAAGGATCCTGCTTCCTGTGACATCCCGTCCCGTTTCGGGATGGGTCCAGAGAAGTCTCGGTGCTGGGATCCAGGCTTCTCGCACCGCCCAAGAACAAAGTCCCGGCCTCTGCCACCGCCGTCCTCGCCTGTCCTCGGGAAGCACCTCCGGCGTGAGCCTAGGGCCGGGGGCGTCCTTCTCTGACCTGCCTTCGGAAGTAGCGGATGGCAGAAAGCGTGCCAAAACTTGCCAGGAACACTGGAAAAGAGCCCAAGACATTTCCAGAGTTAGTCTGGGTGCTTCTTCCAGACCTGAAAATCACAATTCCAAACCTTGAAGGTCACAAGCTACTTGGCTCTGTTTTTTGGGACCATGGGACTTCgctcctctccctttcccagaCCTCTCCTGCCTTTGCTCTTCATCCCCACCACACTGTG contains:
- the PLEKHN1 gene encoding pleckstrin homology domain-containing family N member 1, which codes for MGNITCVPQAPGGFRGSFRRKPSLKKEQNGKKKLPSFFGIEGGQERDTTTDKILQYIPGKNIQTQENQKENLDQRFPSLFKKGRRKMVVRNLGKIIYYSKVKFKFQHCQEVNDCFLELFQSYLYFQSVGSNGLTYQGLLPLKELNVCEIENGKSAGQEDHAFRIAGPLLNPLIVFCPTESELKQWLYHLEKQIQLNGGSLGLPFLAQNDWSQSSVGKEELRWSVQNMPVQEWRGTQRESLGDVLCVSKVKLQHLPFQEQHDRLLVLYPSTLVIVSEERNSLCFKGELPLNAIQVLFEENEKTSFLIEGRLINSIRVICRSYDDYQEWLYCLKTAQFRNADSSLSGSESFSGSKLPHPAQFGGSGRGSLSSDGRTNSWASGGRVATLTHLSQHSGSLPDGQSFVLMPDSRVLEEPLYSQPLHCLAHANCPSTGLPGQDLRRGGSSRKSKGKCGPCGQQLPSQDTERTVCSLIPENPNRELLSAVYNEPYSPHSSQHHPAAPPAPLSNFLQCHGQTGPAQVNGALPVLPHLSLQQWNCQPLPGGHRTEVTAAPSYGIPGTACRLPLWPPADAYLEEVSSLREEHLGPSLQPPDGNVSNYDLPEGGCLHRDSAAYHDYAELQSFQSDFSYDNLWEAEEKEPGTLHPSPAPSQQFYEV